The DNA segment CACGGAAGTCCTTGGGCTATTCCAGATTTGCCTTTGCAGTCCATCAGTTTCCCATTTTCCCCTGTAGAACATACCTAGAGAAAGTGTGAGAGTCTCTGGAATGGTTCCCAAAAAACTGATGTGCCTCCAGAATTAACTAAACATCTGCTCAGCACAACTTTCAGACTTGTTATTTCTATGGCAGGAAGCAGGGTTACTCAGAGAAGGGCCCACTTTTATTactctgaattttaaaagaacaaagcagaaatCAGTCAAAAGCAGGCCTAAGCAGccttaggaaaagaaaagaaattacagaAGTCCTGACACTCTCAAGGGAGAGAGACTGTTtagattataaatttttaaaagtctattataCCACTACTAAATTCACACCCCTCTTAAAAGGAGTACTTTACTCTATTCTGAAGTCTTTGTAGAGTGACTGACATTTTCAGTTTCCTGAAATTTATTTGAACATAGGGATATATAAGTACTTAGGCTCAGAAAAACTATACATAGATAACAATCACCCACATTTAAAACACAGGAGAAATATAGCCAGATTGTTGAGGATGAGAAGTGTTGGGCATTAAGAGAGAAAACTCCATATCATTTTAAAGTTCTAATTTTgtgatgtgttaaaaaaaaaaatcacttaaatgctgttctttaatttataaatataactgATAAAATAAACTATAACTGAACAATTTCTACTATTTTTAGGGGgtaaaaaaaaccccaactttAATAgctatgctttaaaaatattcacaaattaaaaaaagttatCACAAGATTATATAAGTATAACCCCTCCTAAGAATACATGATGTgcttaaaagcaaaaaaataaatcttgactTGAACATACTCATATGTTCCTAAAATCTAAGAATGTCATTTCATGATCAAAATGAAGGTGGCTGAGGAATGAATATACTTTTCTTTGTGCTGTAAAATGATGATCAATAATGATCTCAACTTACATTGTTTTTGTATCCACATCCTTTTCATCTTTTCAGATATTCTAGCAGTGTGGGTTGGCAGCCTTTCCTTAGTTAGCTACCCACTCTCAAGCAGGACCATCTAAATACCAACACAGCAGGCTCACCACATACCAAACTCAACATCTGCACACGAAGGGCCCGCTCAAGGCAGACCTTCTGGCTTAAACAAGCAACATCTCCTGTGTGGAGGTTCTCAACCTGTTTCATACACCAGTACAATCCCAATCCCTAAAAAACACTGCTGCCTGGACCTAACCCTAACCTTTGCAAACCAAAACCCCAGAGAAGGACGCAGGCATGTGTATTTTGAAAAAGTTCCACAAGGAACTACTGCTTTAGAGACTGTTGATATTAATGAATGATGTTcagaataggggaaaaaaagagcaaagcagCAGCCAAAAATTAACCCTCCTGTGTGTGAAGCAGATTTGTGGTTTTATTCAGCGTTTAaactaaaatatcaataaataagaagtaaaaagaaTAGCAAACAGAAACAGCTTACATAGTGTTTATTTTACACTGAAATGAGGAGCTTCTGTACAACAGGAAGCACAGTGTGTACCTGGCCCTACGGCAGGATGTGAAAAGAAAGAATCAGGGTCAGCTGGAGAACAGACAAACTGCAGAGCTCAGAGAGGTGGGACATCCAGCTCGATGAAGGGGTCTTGGGAGAAGTGAAGCAAAGAAACTTATCTGCATGAAAAGAAAAGgtgggagaaacagaaaaaaaaaaaaagtggcacaaCAGAAAACAGGGAAGCTAAATGAACAGATGAGAGCAGCGCTCGAAACACAGGTGAGGAGCAGACATGCAAATCCTGCTGCCAGGCACACCTGCGGCAGGATGTGAACCCTTGCCCACCGGGGCCTGGGCCCGCAGCCAGCCCCAGCCTCTTCTGCGGGAGGGGCCATTGTAAGAAGACCAGTGAACGGAACTCAGAACAGATTTTAAGCTTAGCCCACCTTTCAGAGTACATAACCAACCGTGACGCTGCAAGCTTTCCTCATAGAAGCACCACATTTTAGCAATCAGAGACAGATGATCTGATTGACCCCCTCATTTATAAACGAGCGGAGAGAGGATGCAATTTTCTCCAGTCTCCATGGTAACAGTCAAGTCTCCGGGGGTAGCATGATGATTCTATAATGTGTAAGGCAGCAGGCACATGCCAACATTCTTCAGGCTACCATTTTTCTGCATGGGTAAAGGAATGACAGGTGGGCCTGGAAAGCGAAATTTCCAGCTTATGTGGAATTCAGTGCCATCTTGTGAGATTAAAAGGAAGCCTCTGTGAAACACTCCAAGTTAGAATTTAGTGGGGGCAGAACCGGTTCAATGTTTAGGCTTGGTTAGCAATATGAAAGTTAGTTGTGTATGCTCCAGGTTCTCGTGAGATTAAGACTATTTACTCCACTCTTACTGCCCAGCAGTAGTAAAAGCCGGGCCATTAACCCTCAAATTCATCACACAATCTGTGCTTTCTGTCCCATTTCTTTGACACGGGTTGTGGTATTTGTATATTACTTTTTATATAAACAGAAACTGAAACCCCTCCTAAAGAATACATGATGTGCTTAAGAGCACACAATCTATGCTTTCTGTCCCATTTCTATGACACAGGTTGTAGTGTTTGCATGTTAATTCTTTTtacataaacagaaaattaaagggCTTGGCTACTCAGCAGAAGGTTCATTTTTGtctaaaattcttaaaagaaagaTGTAATGTTTTACAGCAACATCCTTTATGCTGTTCTGGATCAATTTCcctcctctcagagcctcagtcaTCTGAGGTTGTAGGGTtccttaaatttgtatttttttagaaaaaatgttcacattatatttaatttaatcacAGGAGACTGACTTTTGCTATTTCTTGGGCAATTCTTGCACACTGCATGGCCTATTGATTTTACTTAAGCCCAGTTTACGTTCCTACAAGTATAGTGCCCAAGTCACTTATACGCCAGTTCACTGCGTGGTGGAAACGATCTAGCTGAGACAATGTGAAATGAATGGATTCTGAAAGGAGGACGGTTTGCACAGACAATCTACTTGGGCTGTATACTAGTAGAATgtgaaaaaaacccaaacaaacaatgACTATCCTAGATTGTGCAAAGAGAGTGGGCAGAAAGGTGTAAAGGTGGAGATTCTGGAGATACAAGAGGGAGTGGTGGCGAACTGATCATATTAGCATGAGGGCATGGATGTGAGCAGGCAGGGTGGCTGAACATTTACATGGAAGTCATGTCGTTGAGAGCGTGGTCCAGCTCCTCGCTGATGGCTTTGTACTTCAGTTTCTGAGCGTACAGCTCGTCTATGACCAGGAAGTGGAAGGCAGAGGTGCAAGGACACGGAGAGTGATCAAGAGATGGAAGGTGAATGAGGGTGGCAGGGACACCATCCCGACACAGCAGCAAGAAAAGGGCAATGCATGAAGGAAGTGATGCCGCAGCAggtggccaatgcaggagacgtgcgttttgttttgttttgttttttaataaaattgaaacaaaaacagaaagaacaaaacccattagaaaataaaacaagaaactcAATATGAAAATCGTAACAAATACGGTAGGTATACCAGTAAACCATGTTAAAACCCTAAACAAAACCACGGAAGGCTATCTCCCGGTTGGGGGAGGAGCAACAGGACAGCTTTTCTTTTATAGAGCTGTAATTTAACTACACTGGAGTAGTCAGCCACCTGCAACtataaacagtggaaaaaataGCCACGGGCATTGTTTTGGAGGAACAATTTGTGACTACAGTCTGTAATCCTTATCTGGCTCCACCTTCAAACCACTGACTTCCTGACCAGTGGGAAATGGGTTTCTTGGTGCTATCCATAATATCCCTTGTGGCCTTCCCACTCAAGCTTCCTTCACTGGTCCAGGAGGCTTGGAGAAAGAGGAGAGCCACGCTTCTTACAGTGTCACTATGCCAAGTCTATACAGCAGTTTTCCTGTGATGAGGGTCTCACACCTTGCTGCACTTTGCAGACTGTTTTGCCACCAcgtgtcattttctcttttccaccAGCTTGGGTATCATCTGAACCAACCCCCAATTCCTCCTCTAGCCCCCTCCACCTTTGATgtacatattttacatatgttttctttcttttttcacagcCTCGGAGCTCAACATTTGGAATttctgagagacagagagggtgttaccaaaataaaacctaaatatCTTAGCAAAGAAATACTTACGTATAATGTCCAAGTGCAATAATGCCCTGTTACCCTCCAGCCCCCTTTCAGGGCACAGAGCATATGCCAAGATGATTAGtaacttagaaaaataaactcaagtccTTACATTGAATTAACACTTGGGGAAAGATTAAGTTGTGCCTAAAAACCAAATCCTTACCATTCTGACAATAAGAAGGTATCCCTTAAGACAGAAAACACACCAGTCATTCTCACCTACAACCGCCTCACTCACAGTAAAAAATAAACCAGCCACACTTCTGCTGTTACAAAAAGAAGACGGGCCCCATCCGGTGGCTAGCGGTCATCTGGCGAGCAGAGAGCTTAAGAGCCACAGAACTCCAAAGGGCAGACCAGAAAAATGTGCAAGAgcaaaggagtgtgtcaaggagCATGCCATGACTGGAAAGTCACTTTGCCACGTCAGTATTCAGCCATACGGACTAAGTTAGAAACAAGACTTAAGATCTTACCTTCCAAGTCATCAATGCTTTTCTCCAATTTAGTTACTGACCTCTCTGCAAACTCAGCCCGAGTCTCAGCCTGCAATAATTCAATTTATTTCAATCAAAATTGGGAAGTTTCAGGTGGCCAATAGCTACAAAGATagggaaatcagaaaatgaaagtCAAGCCTGGCACCCACAAAGTGGTTTGAAACCACACACCAGTGAATCACCACGGTGAGAGGTGGCTGGCTACCACTGCTGGCTCTCCAAGCCCACCCTGGAATATTTCTGGATCATTgtaacattaaaatgaaaaatcactCAGCTCCACAGAGACAAACTCAATCCAGTTGGCTTTGTTCAAATCACCCCTAATATTACCTCCTTCAGCTTGTCAGAAAGGACCTTGATCTCTTCCTCGTATTTGTCTTCCTTCTGCGAGTACTGTAATCAGAAAGAACGTTCCAGATGTCAGGCCACAGCTCACCCTACACTCGTGTCTTCTAATACAAAGAAAGTGCCAGCCCAGCCAacagatgttgagcatctctcaGGAGGTAATGGAGCCTCTGGGATCAAATGGCACGCCACAATGCAGTCTCCGTTTTCCTGCCTATTGTTTTACATGGGATAAGAACAAGATCACTTATCCATTTGGCACTTTGTTTAAATTAAATTGTTATGGATGACTCACATACTCAACACAAAATGGATTttccactgaaaaaaaaaaaaagaatctggtaTCAATAACCATCAGGAAATCGCCTCAAAATGAGGCCTCTGGCTAAAGTGTCTAATGGACTATTCCTCTGCCTGGCAGGGCCTCAGAAGGGAAAAGGGGGTGTCTCTTGAGTAGCTCTTAAACGATGCCTCTCCCCCACACGGTGCTCCTGGCCTACCTTCTCAGCCTGAGCCTCCAGTGATTTCAAGTTGTTCGTCACAGTTTTCAACTCTTCTTCAAGCTCGGCACATTTGCTAATGTTTTCGATCAGAGGTAGAAAGGGTGGGAGACAggccagaggaaggaggaagagaaaaaggagagggacgggaaaaaaatgaaaaccgaGTCCTAGAGAACAAAGGGCTGCCTTAAAGAAGCCAAACCATCAGGGGCTGAGATGTCCAATTTCACCATGGACACTGCGCCAGACGTTCCTTCCAGCGCAGAGAGGTGGGGAGACAAAATTCGACAACTTCAAAGTGTGATGATTTGGCTTCTTTTTTGGCTGCGCCAAAGAGCATttatgaaggaaaaacaaaagagtatAAAGGACCCAAAGAAAGCACTTAAAGCAAGATATAAGGAAGCAGAGGGTGCAGTGAAGGTGCAGTCGTTATAAAAACGGACCAGTAGGCACTGGAAGCTGAAAGACGCCTGGGTTGCAGTTAAACCTAAAACCCATACATGAGCCATCAGTACCTTATCCTCTGCAGCCATTAATGCTTTCAAGGTCTGATCCATTATTCTTAATTGTTCTTCCAGCTGTCGAACTTGGCTGTTAGTGGACACAGGAAATGCACAAGGCCATTCTCAAAATCAGTGGGCAGGTAAGGCATGCAGTGATACCCGCATTCATAACACAGACACCCCACACAAGTCCTCCACGTTCCAAACTCGCGGCTCATCCATGTCGAATGAGCACAGGAGGAGCCCGGAGCTGAAACGGGTAAAGGTGCAGCTGCCAGAAGGTCATGCTGTTTAGTCACTGCTCCGCAGCACCCCACACAGGGCCTCCTGGCGCCAGGCCCGCTTACCCTTCTGAAAGCTCAGCCCGCTCCTCTGCACGCTCCAGGTCACTCTCAATGATGACCAGCTTACGGGCCACCTGCAGCAGGAcaaacacagaacacacacaccaTGGGGCTTCCAAGCTCtgagtatggtgtgtgtgtgtcaggggctAGACTTAGCCCCTGGGAGTTCTTGCCTACAAACAAGATGATCCTCTCTCTCGTGGACTAGAGGGGAAGCAACTCTCCACCAGGAATGCCCATGGAGAGGAGGCCATCTGCTCACAAAGATCCAGAATGGTCACTTATGAGTAGGCAGGCACATTTGAAGTCTGACCCAAGTGAAGCCTGTACAATTATACAGCAGCCAGACCAACTGTGGAAGGAGGGGGAGAGATGAAATTCACCGTCTCTGAAATAGCAGGATGATGAGACACAATGCCTTTTATGTCGAAAAGGTGGGAGCTGCAAGGCAAGACTGAAAATAATCCTAAAAGAACTTCATCAGTTTAGAGCTCTGTACCTCCACTTCCTTTTGGTGGAGGAGgttaaaaatgcaaacagaaaTAGCAAGAAAAGCTAACATGAGAAGTTGCTAAGATGATTAATGGGGTCAAAGGAAGAAAGGACCAGGAAGAAGGGATCCTATGAAGCATTTCAAAATTAGTGAGCATAGTGTAACCTGGagaggatgatgatgatgaagagtcAGTGGTGTTTCAGGAGAGCTAAAGGGAAAACTAAAACCTTAAAGAGTCATGTGGGCTCTTAACACAGAAGGGTGCTTTCATGGGGACACGACCAGGAGGTGATTCACCTATGAATCGTGAGGAGAGAGGACAGACTGAGAGGTGCTCCCCTGAATCCAGGGAGCAAATGTGTGGTCTGCGTCTCTGCCCTGCCTAAACTGGGTTGCACCAGGTGGATCTCACTAGGGATAACTGCTTGCATGGTGACAGAATGAGAGGCTCCTTTCACAAAACATAAGAGACCCAACCTTCCCTGCTGTCTGGCCAAAGATCTTTTGTCCTAGCCTTTGAGGGCGGGGGACAACAGAAGCCCTGGTCTTTCCCAGTGCGAATGACTGCCTAGTAGGATCAAAATTAAGAACCATCTTCTGGGGACAAAGGAAATCTCCTTCTCAAAAACACCCATTTCTGCTAAGAAAGCAGATGGTTTCATTGCTCCCCCAGTCCCTGCTTCTGGGCCATGGCTGGAGACCCATGAGGCCTTGAGCTCCAGGATCTGACCTCTTCATACTTGCGGTCGGCATCCTCAGCAATGTGCTTGGCCTCTTTCAGCTGGATCTCCTGAATCTCCATTTTCTCCTCATCCTTTTGGGCTCGGCTCTCAATGACTTTCATGCCTCTGAAAAGGAAGATTGGCAGGAAAAGCCAAGATTCAGAGGTGCCTTCCATGAACTCCCATTGCACAGCCATGGTTTGTGAGGTTCAGCGTGACTGACAGACTGAAACATAGCTACTTTCACCTTCCAAGCCACGAAGTGAGACTTTCCAGAGCCGAAGGCAGGAAAAGACATCCACTTCCCTCTCTCTGTTTATTGTGAAGGAAAGCTTACACTTTTGGTACTGCTGACACTGTCCAGGCAGCTCATGTTAAATGAAAGGCACCATGGcatggtccttttttttttttttaatctggaaggGGTGGAATCAGAAAAACCAACATGCTTTACTTGCTGTATAAATAATGGGACTTCTTCCCTTGTCCAGTGGGAAGCCTCAGCCTGGAAATGGACCAAGGTTAGAACAAAAGCAAATTTACCTTTGTGTACTTTCTTCCCACAAAGAAAGTAGCTGTTCTTACCCCTTGAGCCACAAATGTAACTATTAGATTGAACCAAATGAAACTGCTGGTTATCAGaccatgctgctgctgagttgcttcagttgtgtccgactctgtgtgaccccatagacggcagcccaccaggctcctccgtccctgggatactccaggcaagaacactggagtgggttgccatttccttctccaatgcatgaaattgaaaagtgaaagtgaagtcactcagtcatctccaactctttgcgaccccatggactgcagcccaccaggctcatgagattttccaggcaagagtactggagtagggtaccactgccttctccgataggaCCCATAAAAATGGCAGTTTCATGTGGGATGACTTTGGAGAAGAAACGGAGTTTTGCCTATAATGATGCTTTTACAGTGGAGGGGTTGAGAGCCAAGACCAACACCATCTTCTGTGTTGATGTGGATGTGTGGATCCTTCAGCCTGGCGTAAGTTATGGAAACTGTTAACTGATGTATGATATGCTGCATTTATATAAAGTTATGTTAAAATGGGATTCATTTATCAAAATCTAAGTAagataatcaattaaaaaataaagactacaTTGCCATTGCAAGATGGAATGCTCAGAGAACCTGAATTTTTCAACTCTGAAGGTCTGAACTTTACtgctggccactgctgggttGGTCTGGTATTTCAAAGAATATTGGGTGCTGCAAATAGGAACTAAAAGGCAAACTTATTAAAcccattaaatctatttttaaaaagtaaagactacAATATATCTCAGGAGACTGGAATCCTGGCTCGGccatatattctttttaagagtTCAGGCAGGCCACACCTGTCTCTGAACcctagttttctcatttgtaaaatcagGGGACTGGAGTagtgatttctaaaatatttttttactatAAAAGTTTAATGTTGCCAAATTGCCTTTCAGGTTCACTAACAAGTGTATTTAAGGAAGAAGCCAGCCACAAAACCATTGGTTATGTGTATACCGTAAGAGATGGTGAGTCATCTTTAAAAACTCCAAAACTCTTAGTTAGAAAAGAGACAACACACAACGGTGAATAATGAGCTGGAAAACTTCAGCTAACAAGCTTTTTTAATCCTAACGTCTGAAATCACCCTTTTCCCATGGTGGCAGGGAGCAGAAATATACCTCAAAAATGGAGAAAGGGACAAAATGATCAACTGCATGTACCTGCCAGGTCATAGCACAGATACGCACTGCCAGTGTCTGAGACTACCCTGCTTCCTCATCTCTCTAAGGACAGAACTCTCTCCAGTCTTATGGAGTCTTTCTTGGAGTGATTCCAAGCAACAGGAGTACATTAACTCGAGCAGCTGAGCGTGAGAGAGATGCCTGCTGAAATAATATGATGGCTGATATGGCCCTGGTCTTCCTTTACCACTGCACGGCTGGATCTTGGGGTCATAAGTCAGGGAGAGCCAGGTTACAGGGGGAGTGGGCTCAGAGGACATGAAAGATCTGACTGTATTTACTTGTGCACACATGTCTTACCAGCTTTACTAAGTCCAACACAACTTACTTTTGTggattatatttctgttttatctgtGCTTTCTCTTTCACTCATTTGTTGGGCTATTTGACAACTGACAGCCCATAATTTATTTACCTCAGCCTAAGCCTTCTTGGTGTATTTTAACATAGAGTTATCTTTTAAACAAAATGCAGAATTGCTCCATGGTCAGCAGGAATGAAGGAACCAAATCACATCCCTAGAACCTCCCGTTTATACATCCATCTCCCTCGCTGGGTAGTGGGCTCTAGGAGGGCAGGAACagagtctttttcttctttgcaacctcgagatttaaaacaaaagtgTTCCACTAGTGTTAACAAATAAAACCAGTAGTTACACCTGGATCAAGTGAGGAAATGGCACCAAGGTACTGTGAAATCCTCAGACACCCAAGATCAGAGAGCCCTCTGGTTCCATCAGGAGGAAAGGTTGTGCTAACAGGTGGGCTGGACGAGGAGGCCTCACCTCTCACTCTCATCTGCTGCCTTCTCGGCCTCCTCCAGCTTCTGCAGAGCTGTTGCCAGACGCTCCTGGGCACGATCCAACTCTTCCTCAACCAGCTGGATGCGTCTGTTTAGAGAAGCTACGTCGGCTTCAGCCTGGGCAGAGAGAATGACAGGTGTTTTAGCGTTGGAGAGGATGTGAGGGTAGTGCCTTCAAGAGGGGCTGGACTGAAACATGGGTtcaacaaggaagcctggctttgTGGTGAGCTACCCTAAAGTCTGCTACAAGCCGTGGTCAACTCTGGAGTTGTTGGATATGGTCACCCATTGATTTATCCAGTGGGTGTCCACCTTGGGGTATATGCAAATCCACATACATCATCCTTGTGGGACAGAGGGACCGTCAGCAACACTTTCTCATTTGGTTCCTTTCTACCACAGATTTCAACATGCTGGCTTACCTGACTGTCAGAGGGGAGCTTCATCCCAGCCACCTCACACAGTTGGGGCTGAGGTGTGGATAGAGGCAATAGGACTGACCCAAGCTCCGTCACACAAGATGAGAGGAGCTCGGCGAGAACTCTGACTCAGGAGTctcaattttcctttcttctgatcACATTCTCAAAGGggctttattaaatattttaggaaCTATAAGATTTTTAAGTTCAGTGgttctaaaatataaaaccataCAGAGACACAACAAAACCCAGTAAGCCCCTGTGCCCTTCAGCAACTCTTGAGGATAACAGGTCACACTGGAATAGCGCCAAGACAAATTTCCCAAGCGTCTGTGACCTAAGCCTACAGGCATTTCTCACAAGTCAGGGTTGCTACAAGAAGAGTTTCaagctccttagaagaaaagcagtACAGATACTGTTTTTACTTGGTATCTATCTCTGAAATATGCTCCTTTTTTGGGGATGTGATGTTTACCTACAGTTATAAGCATTTGTTACTATGAGCCTCAGGACACTTGCAAGACTGGCTGGGTCCATTACATACACTTGTTTTGGTGGCTGTTTAAATAttacgcatgaaagtgaaagatggaaTTTGCTAATCTGGTAGCATTTCCTCATCTACTGTGAATGTGTGCTTATGCTGGAATGATAGGGTTTTCAGGACACTTGGGAGTTTTCTAAAAATTACGAGCTGCACTTAGGCACGATGCTAGCTCTCTACCCACAGTGCCGTCTTCCTTACTCACATTCCTTCTTATGCGCAAAGAATCATGATTCTCTATATGGAGTATGGGCTCAGAAAATGGCTACtgaataaaataagcaaaaacaacTTAAACAAAAGCAGCTTTCTGAGTTCTGGACCCATGGTACGTGGGCTTGAAATGCACAAGTAGTGAGAGTCTTCGATCACAGCCTTGAACTAAAGGAACATGAGAACACTCTGCTCTCTGCTCATCTagatttgtaaaattttaaaagccaagtTCTCTCTGGGAAAGAGAGGTGATTAGGGCATCTCCAACCACGGTGAAGGACTCTATAAAAACATTCAAATACACTTTTATCTTGTCAAAAATTAACTACGTAGTAACAACTGGCTGATGGAGGCAGGGAGTAGGGGGAAATGTGAAATAAATCCAAGGTCATTTTACAACTGTATCTACCCACAAAGTCAGTCATTATAGATGCACAGAGTGTAATGGGCCCCACCAGGTCTCAATGGCCAGTGAACgttggtttttttgggggggctggggcgggggagggatgAGGGTAATATGGATAACACATTTCTTAAGTACAGGAACTTATAAAAGTTTTTAgccctgtatttaaaaaaaaaaaaaaaaaactggaagaagGTATACATTAAGGGCGTATCTTTGGGTCAGGTcagatttctgtattttccagttCCAGGAAAATTCTATTCCTCCCCCCACCaacaataattataatatttatttaaagcaaTACATTTACAGCCCAAATAGTTCTACATTGTACATTTCAGGTTTAACCAACTTCATAAAAATGCTTGAGAACAGCTGTATCCACAGATTTAGACTACTAAGTTATTTCTTTGCCCATTttactctctcttttctttcctgaataaCCTCTTTTAGATATGGTTCAAGGTAGAATTTATCTGCCTCATATTTTGTCCACTGCTCTTTAGGCAGGATCTGCTGTCTCATGCTCAGGTCCAGCGCTCTCTTAATGCAAAACCCTCTGTCATTATAAAGGTTCTCAGGAAGCCTTCTTATGGCTTCTTTTACATCGTCATTCTCATATATTGTATCATCTGGCATTAAGCCCAGTTTATTGAACCCAGTAGCCTTGCATACCATTTTCGAATACCCTCCAGCTCCACCTGCTTGATGCTGAAATGGCTGGCCTGCTTGCCATGTTGACCTGAGATAGAAGGAAAATTCTATTCCTTTTATGAACTGGGGTGGGAGGACAAGCAAGCAACTCTGAAAGCTGAAAACTAAAATGAAGAGTAAAACAAACCCTCCCCCTAAAATACCacgaagaaaaaaaatcagtagtgTCTAGGTCATGTACTCAAaagtattttttccctctttattaAATATGCTTGTTATAGGTGCTGTGGCCAGAGAAACGTCAACAAGATTTTCAAAACAATTTCTGTAGCCACCACACTAGAAGTTTCCAGCTCTGTTTTCAATCTGGGCCCTGACCTCAAGGGCTTTGTACTCACAAAAAGGAGACTGTTTATGCTCCGGGGAAAGGACCTTTCAGGTGACAGGCCACTCTGGGTCCCCAGGCTCCCATGTACCTGGGGCGTCGGAGACAGCACCCCATGTTCATTCCTGCCTCTGTGCAAAAGATCTCCCTCCCTGAGAGGAACCCCCATTGATCCAAGTCTTTGCCTTTCTGGCCTCCACTCTGCTCTTTCTTTAGCTCTGGATGCGGTTTTATAAATGGAACTTCTTTTCCCCTGGAGCATTTTGTAGAATCTACATTAGGGATTGTGTCCTATAGGAAAACCAGTCAACATGCCCCATAGAGGGTACCCAAACAACGGCCAGGAATGGAGACCAGTTCCAGGAGCCAGGATTGGGTCAACACAGAGAGCAGACCTGTGAGCGGTCCACAAAAACGGGGTCTCAGATGTTTAGCTCGAAGGGTCCCTAATTACCACAACTGGCTGGCTGAGTTCACCTGAAGACACACATTAAAAGTACACATTTCCAGGCCCCATCCCTAGAGATTCTGATCCAAGAGGCCAAGAGAGGAAGGTGGGAATCTGCACTATAAAAAAGCAACCACCGACCACCCACCCAAAGATGCCGGCAAAGTCTACAGGAACCACTCATGGAGCTCTTTGTCGAGAAAATAGGAAGGAGGGACCTCTGACCCAGAGGATTAAAGCATGCTTGGGTTACACAGCCATCGGTGGGAGACAGGACGAGTATCCCAGTTCCCTGCTCCTCCTGTACAGGCTCGCCTGCCTCACTTTTCAaggcctcctggagcctcagggaagccctagaattgTTGGTTCTCACCTAT comes from the Budorcas taxicolor isolate Tak-1 chromosome 10, Takin1.1, whole genome shotgun sequence genome and includes:
- the TPM1 gene encoding tropomyosin alpha-1 chain isoform X2 gives rise to the protein MDAIKKKMQMLKLDKENALDRAEQAEADKKAAEDRSKQLEDELVSLQKKLKATEDELDKYSEALKDAQEKLELAEKKATDAEADVASLNRRIQLVEEELDRAQERLATALQKLEEAEKAADESERGMKVIESRAQKDEEKMEIQEIQLKEAKHIAEDADRKYEEVARKLVIIESDLERAEERAELSEGKCAELEEELKTVTNNLKSLEAQAEKYSQKEDKYEEEIKVLSDKLKEAETRAEFAERSVTKLEKSIDDLEDELYAQKLKYKAISEELDHALNDMTSI
- the TPM1 gene encoding tropomyosin alpha-1 chain isoform X3, which translates into the protein MDAIKKKMQMLKLDKENALDRAEQAEADKKAAEDRSKQLEDELVSLQKKLKATEDELDKYSEALKDAQEKLELAEKKATDAEADVASLNRRIQLVEEELDRAQERLATALQKLEEAEKAADESERGMKVIESRAQKDEEKMEIQEIQLKEAKHIAEDADRKYEEVARKLVIIESDLERAEERAELSEGKCAELEEELKTVTNNLKSLEAQAEKYSQKEDKYEEEIKVLSDKLKEAETRAEFAERSVTKLEKSIDDLEDELYAQKLKYKAISEELDHALNDMTSM
- the TPM1 gene encoding tropomyosin alpha-1 chain isoform X1, whose translation is MDAIKKKMQMLKLDKENALDRAEQAEADKKAAEDRSKQLEEDIAAKEKLLRVSEDERDRVLEELHKAEDSLLAADETAAKLEDELVSLQKKLKATEDELDKYSEALKDAQEKLELAEKKATDAEADVASLNRRIQLVEEELDRAQERLATALQKLEEAEKAADESERGMKVIESRAQKDEEKMEIQEIQLKEAKHIAEDADRKYEEVARKLVIIESDLERAEERAELSEGQVRQLEEQLRIMDQTLKALMAAEDKYSQKEDKYEEEIKVLSDKLKEAETRAEFAERSVTKLEKSIDDLEDELYAQKLKYKAISEELDHALNDMTSM